Proteins co-encoded in one Gemmatimonadota bacterium genomic window:
- a CDS encoding LemA family protein: MALLVIVVVAAVAIFGLGIGMYNRLVALRERFRNAFAQIDVQLKRRYDLIPNLVETAKGYMRHERETLEAVIQARNQAVSAERAAAANPGSPSAMEGLVGAEQQLGGLLTRFFALAEGYPDLKASTNMQGLQEELASTENRIAFARQAYNDAVMRYNQTRAAVPTNLVATAFRFEQADFFELEVAGERETPRVSFG; this comes from the coding sequence ATGGCCCTGCTCGTCATCGTGGTCGTGGCTGCCGTGGCCATTTTCGGGCTCGGCATCGGGATGTACAACCGGCTCGTGGCCCTGCGTGAACGCTTTCGCAATGCCTTCGCGCAGATCGACGTCCAGCTCAAGCGCCGCTACGACCTCATCCCGAACCTGGTCGAGACCGCGAAGGGGTACATGCGACACGAGCGCGAGACGCTCGAGGCCGTCATCCAGGCGCGGAACCAGGCTGTGAGCGCCGAAAGGGCCGCGGCGGCCAACCCGGGAAGCCCGTCCGCAATGGAAGGGCTCGTCGGAGCGGAGCAGCAACTCGGCGGCCTCCTCACGCGCTTCTTCGCCCTCGCGGAGGGTTATCCCGACCTGAAAGCCAGCACGAACATGCAGGGCCTTCAGGAAGAGCTCGCTTCGACCGAGAACCGCATCGCCTTCGCCCGGCAGGCGTACAACGATGCCGTGATGCGGTACAACCAAACGCGGGCCGCAGTCCCGACCAATCTCGTGGCAACCGCCTTCCGCTTCGAGCAGGCGGACTTCTTCGAGTTGGAGGTCGCGGGCGAGCGGGAAACGCCGCGAGTCTCCTTCGGCTGA
- a CDS encoding PQQ-dependent sugar dehydrogenase, translated as MAGSRLRPALAAAFAAVGALALMPTVGRSQVMPSETHAFRVVTVADGLLNPWSIAFLPGGDMLVTEKAGALRIVRNGVLLPEPVPGVPTVRSNGQGGLLDVAPHPDFESNRLIYLSFSKPNADGSEGTTAVVRGRFENDRLADVEEIFEARAWSTRGGHYGSRLVFDDDGFLFITVGDRQAPSTGNLEAHPAQDLSSHQGSMIRLHDDGRVPSDNPFVGQAGALPEIWSYGHRSPQGLAIHPQTGELWETEHGPQGGDELNLIRRGANFGWPVIGYGVNYGSGSPIHASASREGMEIPVHYWVPSIATSGLMIYDGDAFPGWRGSMFVGGLAGEQLARVKMEGARAVGEETLLDGYGRIRDIVQGPDGFIYIAVNRDGNAPAPIVRLEPAGED; from the coding sequence ATGGCCGGTTCACGACTCCGTCCGGCGCTTGCGGCCGCCTTTGCGGCCGTTGGCGCGCTCGCCCTGATGCCCACGGTCGGGCGGAGCCAGGTCATGCCGTCCGAAACGCATGCCTTCCGGGTGGTCACCGTCGCGGACGGCCTCCTGAATCCCTGGTCCATCGCCTTCCTCCCGGGAGGTGACATGCTCGTGACGGAAAAGGCCGGAGCGCTCCGGATCGTGCGAAACGGCGTCCTCCTTCCGGAGCCGGTGCCGGGGGTCCCGACCGTGCGCTCCAATGGACAGGGTGGGCTTCTGGATGTGGCCCCCCACCCGGATTTCGAATCGAACCGGCTGATCTACCTGAGTTTCTCGAAGCCGAACGCCGATGGGTCCGAGGGGACGACGGCGGTCGTACGGGGGCGCTTCGAAAACGACCGCCTGGCCGACGTGGAAGAGATCTTCGAAGCGAGAGCCTGGTCCACGCGTGGCGGGCATTACGGCTCCCGCCTCGTCTTCGACGACGATGGTTTCCTCTTCATCACCGTCGGTGACCGCCAGGCCCCATCCACGGGGAACCTGGAAGCACACCCCGCGCAGGACCTTTCCAGCCACCAGGGATCCATGATCCGCCTGCACGACGACGGACGGGTCCCGTCCGACAATCCGTTCGTGGGGCAAGCGGGAGCCCTTCCTGAGATCTGGAGCTACGGTCACCGGAGCCCCCAGGGGCTCGCGATTCATCCCCAAACGGGTGAGTTGTGGGAGACGGAGCACGGGCCGCAGGGCGGCGACGAGCTCAATCTCATCCGAAGGGGAGCGAATTTCGGGTGGCCCGTCATCGGGTACGGGGTCAACTACGGGTCGGGCTCGCCCATCCACGCCAGCGCGTCGCGCGAGGGAATGGAGATCCCCGTTCACTACTGGGTTCCCTCCATCGCCACGTCGGGGCTGATGATTTACGACGGAGACGCCTTCCCGGGGTGGAGGGGAAGCATGTTCGTGGGCGGGCTGGCTGGTGAGCAGTTGGCCCGCGTGAAGATGGAGGGCGCGCGCGCCGTAGGTGAAGAGACCCTTCTTGATGGTTACGGACGGATTCGCGATATCGTCCAGGGCCCGGATGGGTTCATCTACATCGCGGTGAATCGCGACGGGAACGCCCCCGCTCCGATCGTCCGACTGGAGCCCGCCGGCGAAGACTGA